A single region of the Streptococcus macedonicus ACA-DC 198 genome encodes:
- the dnaE gene encoding DNA polymerase III alpha subunit: MFAQLDTKTVYSFMDSLIDLEGYVKAAKSLGYQTIGIMDKDNLYAAFHFIEEAKKQSLQPVVGLELSFAVEETLSLKLYLLAQDTTGYKNLMKISSKQMSSDIQLDELSDYLTGVAIVVPYFEELETLSLPFDYYIGVDVNSPQKAYEKPIFPLYTVRYFETNEVETLHMLHAIRDNISLKDAPPASQGQNLLACDILTQAFRETFPQALENQEKLISNIHYEFDTDLKLPRFNRQKPAQEELIERIEAGLRAKNLWLPAYQERLKKELSVIHKMGFDDYFLIVWDLLRFGRSRGYYMGMGRGSAAGSLVSYALDITGIDPVKNNLLFERFLNEERYSMPDIDIDLPDVYRSEFLHYVRNRYGSLHSAQIVTFSTFGAKQAIRDVFKRFGAPEHELTNITKKISFRDTLTSVYEKNLSFRQIINSKIEYQKAFAIAKRIEGNPRQTSIHAAGVVMSDDNLTEYIPLKAGEDMMITQYDAQAVEANGLLKMDFLGLRNLTFVQRMQEKVAKDYGVTIDIKSIDLEDKKTLELFAAGKTKGIFQFEQAGAINLLKRIQPRQFEDIVATTSLNRPGASDYTENFIKRRFGQEEVDLIDPLVAPILEPTYGIMLYQEQVMQIAQIYAGFTLGKADLLRRAMSKKKADDMQKMESDFLEGAQRLGRPLETAKDLFSRMAKFAGYGFNRSHAFAYSALAFQLAYFKAHYPAVFYDVMLNYSSADYITDALDSQFKVKKIDINTVPYSDKISDGQIYLGLKNLRGVPRDLCYWIIENRPFSCVEDFLTRLPENYQKREMITPLVEVGAFDQFDKNRRKIIENLDPLFIFVNELGSLFADTSYSWIETEDYPNAEKYRLEQSLLGVGISPHPLLEIARQSTKDFTALADLQENTEATILVELNQIRVIRTKTKGEQMAFLSVTDTQKKFDVTLFPETFARFKDELQEGRFYYLTGKIQNRNNRLQMILNHIQEASSERLWLLLPNHLHDNEISKILSQYPGNIPVILHYQDSNQTLQSQRHLVQRTTELIEALSSYTLKTIYQ, encoded by the coding sequence ATGTTTGCCCAGTTAGACACGAAAACTGTCTATTCTTTTATGGATAGCTTGATTGACTTAGAAGGGTATGTTAAAGCAGCTAAATCTTTAGGTTATCAAACAATTGGAATTATGGACAAGGATAATCTTTACGCAGCCTTTCATTTTATTGAAGAGGCTAAAAAACAATCCTTGCAGCCTGTTGTTGGGTTAGAGTTATCTTTTGCCGTTGAGGAGACACTATCGTTAAAACTCTACCTACTTGCGCAAGATACAACCGGTTATAAAAATTTGATGAAGATTTCGAGTAAACAGATGTCTTCAGACATTCAGTTAGACGAACTCTCTGATTATTTGACTGGTGTAGCCATAGTAGTGCCTTATTTCGAGGAATTAGAGACATTGTCGCTTCCTTTTGATTACTACATTGGGGTTGATGTTAATTCTCCTCAAAAAGCATATGAAAAGCCGATTTTTCCGCTTTATACGGTTCGTTATTTTGAAACTAATGAGGTGGAAACTCTTCACATGCTACACGCTATTCGTGATAATATTAGCTTAAAAGATGCTCCGCCTGCATCTCAAGGACAAAATCTGTTAGCTTGTGATATTTTGACACAAGCGTTTAGAGAGACATTTCCGCAAGCGTTAGAAAATCAGGAAAAGCTCATATCAAACATTCATTATGAGTTTGACACAGATTTAAAATTGCCAAGATTTAATCGTCAAAAGCCAGCACAGGAAGAATTGATTGAACGAATAGAAGCGGGATTGCGAGCTAAAAATTTGTGGCTGCCAGCTTATCAAGAGCGTTTAAAAAAAGAACTATCAGTTATCCATAAAATGGGCTTTGATGATTATTTCTTAATTGTCTGGGACTTGTTACGTTTTGGTCGAAGTCGCGGTTATTATATGGGAATGGGACGTGGTTCAGCTGCGGGAAGCTTGGTTTCTTATGCCCTTGATATTACAGGAATTGACCCAGTTAAAAATAACCTACTTTTTGAACGTTTCTTGAATGAAGAACGTTACAGCATGCCAGATATTGATATTGACCTGCCAGATGTGTATCGTAGCGAGTTTCTTCATTATGTGCGTAATCGTTACGGGAGTTTGCATTCAGCGCAGATTGTAACGTTTTCAACCTTTGGAGCAAAACAAGCCATTCGTGATGTTTTTAAACGATTTGGGGCTCCTGAGCATGAATTGACAAATATCACGAAAAAAATCAGTTTCAGAGATACTTTAACGTCGGTTTATGAGAAAAATCTTTCTTTCCGTCAGATTATTAATTCTAAAATTGAATATCAAAAAGCATTTGCGATTGCAAAACGTATTGAAGGCAATCCACGTCAGACCTCTATCCACGCGGCAGGGGTTGTTATGAGCGATGATAATTTAACAGAATATATTCCGTTAAAAGCTGGCGAAGACATGATGATTACGCAGTATGATGCTCAAGCAGTTGAGGCAAATGGTCTTTTGAAAATGGACTTTCTTGGCTTACGTAATTTGACATTTGTCCAACGTATGCAAGAAAAAGTTGCTAAAGATTATGGGGTCACTATTGATATTAAATCAATAGATTTAGAGGATAAAAAGACATTAGAATTATTTGCGGCTGGCAAGACCAAGGGAATCTTCCAGTTTGAACAAGCTGGAGCAATTAATCTTTTGAAACGTATTCAACCACGTCAATTTGAAGATATTGTTGCAACGACTAGCTTAAACCGACCAGGTGCTAGTGATTACACTGAAAACTTCATCAAACGTCGTTTTGGGCAAGAAGAAGTGGATTTAATTGACCCATTGGTAGCACCGATTTTAGAGCCAACTTATGGCATCATGCTTTACCAAGAACAGGTTATGCAAATCGCTCAAATTTATGCTGGCTTCACTCTTGGAAAAGCGGATTTGTTACGTCGTGCCATGTCTAAGAAAAAGGCTGATGATATGCAAAAAATGGAAAGTGATTTCTTAGAAGGAGCGCAACGATTAGGACGTCCACTTGAAACGGCAAAGGATTTATTTAGTCGTATGGCAAAATTTGCTGGGTATGGTTTTAATAGAAGCCACGCTTTTGCTTATTCAGCTTTGGCTTTCCAACTGGCTTATTTTAAAGCGCATTATCCTGCTGTTTTTTACGACGTTATGTTGAATTATTCTAGCGCTGATTATATTACAGACGCTCTAGATTCACAATTTAAAGTTAAGAAAATCGATATCAATACCGTTCCATACAGCGATAAAATTTCAGATGGACAGATTTACCTTGGCTTAAAAAATCTAAGAGGTGTTCCACGCGATTTATGCTACTGGATTATTGAAAATCGTCCATTTAGCTGTGTTGAGGATTTCTTAACACGATTGCCAGAGAATTATCAAAAGAGAGAGATGATTACACCTCTTGTAGAAGTTGGTGCTTTTGATCAATTTGATAAAAATCGTCGAAAAATCATTGAAAACCTTGACCCCCTCTTTATCTTTGTCAATGAGCTCGGGAGTCTATTTGCGGATACGTCTTATAGTTGGATTGAGACAGAAGATTATCCAAATGCTGAAAAATACCGCTTAGAGCAGAGTTTGTTAGGCGTAGGAATTAGCCCACATCCGCTTTTAGAAATCGCAAGGCAATCCACAAAAGATTTTACAGCGCTAGCAGATTTGCAAGAAAATACCGAAGCAACTATTTTGGTAGAACTTAATCAGATTCGTGTCATCAGGACAAAAACGAAAGGTGAGCAAATGGCATTTTTGAGTGTTACAGATACTCAGAAAAAATTCGATGTTACCTTGTTCCCAGAAACCTTTGCGCGTTTCAAAGATGAGCTTCAAGAAGGAAGATTTTATTACCTTACTGGAAAAATTCAGAATCGAAACAACCGCTTGCAGATGATTTTAAATCATATTCAAGAAGCAAGTAGTGAACGATTATGGCTCTTACTTCCAAATCATCTCCACGATAATGAAATTTCTAAGATATTATCACAATATCCAGGAAACATTCCAGTGATTTTACACTATCAAGATAGTAATCAAACATTGCAAAGCCAAAGACATTTGGTTCAAAGGACAACTGAGCTTATTGAAGCGCTATCAAGTTATACTCTGAAAACGATTTATCAATAA
- the pfkA gene encoding 6-phosphofructokinase, which translates to MKRIAVLTSGGDAPGMNAAVRAVVRKAIKEGIEVFGINRGYAGMVEGDIFPLDAQSVSNILSHGGTFLQSARYPEFATLEGQLAGIEQLKKHGIEAVVVIGGDGSYHGAMRLTEHGFPAVGIPGTIDNDIAGTDYTIGFDTAVNTAMEALDKIRDTSFSHKRTFVVEVMGRNAGDIALWSGIAAGADQIIIPEEEYDIKDVVAKVKDGYENRGKERHLIVLAEGVMHAEKFAELMKEAGDTSDLRATNLGHILRGGAPSPRDRVLASWMGAHAVELLLEGRGGLAVGIHNEELVESPILGTKEEGALFSLAEEGNIIVNMPHKARLDFAKLNRDLAHL; encoded by the coding sequence ATGAAACGTATTGCTGTTTTGACTAGTGGCGGCGACGCTCCTGGTATGAATGCTGCTGTTCGTGCAGTTGTTCGTAAAGCAATTAAAGAAGGAATAGAAGTTTTCGGAATCAACCGTGGCTATGCTGGTATGGTTGAAGGCGATATCTTCCCATTGGATGCTCAAAGTGTGTCAAATATTTTGTCACATGGTGGTACATTCCTTCAATCTGCTCGTTATCCTGAGTTTGCAACTCTTGAAGGACAATTAGCAGGTATCGAACAACTTAAAAAACACGGTATTGAAGCTGTCGTTGTTATCGGTGGTGATGGTTCTTATCATGGTGCTATGCGCTTAACTGAACATGGTTTCCCAGCTGTCGGTATTCCAGGTACGATTGATAACGATATCGCTGGTACAGATTATACTATTGGGTTTGATACAGCTGTTAACACAGCTATGGAAGCTCTTGATAAAATCCGTGATACATCATTCAGTCACAAACGTACTTTCGTTGTCGAAGTAATGGGACGTAACGCTGGGGATATCGCTCTTTGGTCTGGTATTGCTGCAGGTGCTGACCAAATCATCATCCCTGAAGAAGAATACGACATCAAAGACGTTGTTGCAAAAGTTAAAGATGGTTATGAAAACAGAGGTAAAGAACGTCACCTAATCGTTCTTGCTGAAGGTGTTATGCATGCTGAAAAATTTGCTGAATTGATGAAAGAAGCTGGAGATACTAGCGACCTTCGTGCTACAAACCTTGGTCACATCCTTCGTGGTGGTGCTCCATCACCTCGTGATCGTGTTCTTGCTTCTTGGATGGGTGCACACGCCGTTGAACTTCTTCTTGAAGGACGTGGTGGACTTGCTGTTGGTATCCACAACGAAGAATTGGTAGAAAGCCCAATCCTTGGAACAAAAGAAGAAGGTGCATTGTTCTCATTGGCAGAAGAGGGAAACATTATTGTTAACATGCCTCACAAAGCACGCCTTGACTTTGCTAAATTAAACCGTGACCTTGCTCACTTATAG
- the pyk gene encoding Pyruvate kinase, with protein MNKRVKIVATLGPAVEIRGGKKFGEDGYWGENLDVEASAQKIAELIKEGANVFRFNFSHGDHAEQGERMATVRRAEEIAGQKVGFLLDTKGPEIRTELFEGDAKEYSYKTGEKIRVATKQGIKSTREVIALNVAGNLDIYDDVEVGKQILVDDGKLGLRVIAKDDATREFEVEVENDGIIAKQKGVNIPYTKIPFPALADRDNADIRFGLEQGLNFIAISFVRTAKDVNEVRAICEETGNGHVRLFAKIENQQGIDNIDEIIEAADGIMIARGDMGIEVPFEMVPVYQKMIITKVNAAGKAVITATNMLESMTEKPRATRSEVSDVFNAVIDGTDATMLSGESANGKYPVESVRAMATIGKNAQTLLNEYGRLNPSSFARTSKTEVVASAVKDATSSMDIKLVVALTESGNTARLISKYRPDADILAITFDEKTQKSLMINWGVIPVVTEQPASTDDMFEVAEKTALESGLVQSGDNIVIVAGVPVGSGNTNTMRIRTVK; from the coding sequence ATGAATAAACGCGTAAAAATCGTTGCAACACTTGGTCCTGCGGTAGAAATCCGCGGTGGTAAAAAATTCGGTGAAGATGGATATTGGGGTGAAAACCTTGATGTTGAAGCATCAGCTCAAAAAATCGCTGAATTGATTAAAGAAGGTGCGAACGTCTTCCGTTTCAACTTCTCACACGGTGACCACGCAGAACAAGGTGAACGTATGGCAACTGTACGTCGTGCAGAAGAAATTGCTGGTCAAAAAGTTGGTTTCCTTCTTGACACTAAAGGTCCAGAAATCCGTACTGAACTTTTTGAAGGTGACGCTAAAGAATATTCATACAAAACTGGTGAAAAAATCCGTGTTGCCACTAAACAAGGTATCAAATCAACTCGTGAAGTTATCGCATTGAACGTTGCTGGCAATCTTGACATCTACGATGATGTTGAAGTTGGTAAACAAATTCTTGTTGATGATGGTAAACTTGGTCTTCGTGTTATTGCTAAGGATGATGCAACTCGTGAATTCGAAGTTGAAGTTGAAAACGATGGTATCATTGCTAAACAAAAAGGTGTAAATATTCCTTACACTAAAATCCCATTCCCAGCTCTTGCTGATCGTGACAACGCTGATATCCGTTTCGGTCTTGAACAAGGTCTTAACTTTATCGCTATCTCATTCGTACGTACTGCAAAAGACGTTAACGAAGTTCGTGCTATCTGTGAAGAAACTGGCAACGGACACGTTCGTTTATTTGCTAAAATCGAAAACCAACAAGGTATTGACAACATTGATGAAATCATCGAAGCTGCTGACGGTATCATGATTGCTCGTGGTGACATGGGTATTGAAGTACCATTCGAAATGGTTCCAGTTTACCAAAAAATGATTATCACTAAAGTTAATGCAGCTGGTAAAGCAGTTATCACAGCAACTAACATGCTTGAATCAATGACTGAAAAACCACGTGCTACTCGTTCTGAAGTATCTGACGTATTCAACGCTGTTATCGATGGTACTGATGCAACTATGCTTTCAGGTGAATCTGCAAATGGTAAATACCCAGTTGAATCTGTTCGTGCAATGGCTACAATTGGTAAAAACGCTCAAACTCTTCTTAACGAATACGGACGTCTTAATCCATCATCATTCGCTCGTACTTCTAAAACAGAAGTTGTGGCTTCAGCAGTTAAAGATGCAACAAGCTCAATGGATATCAAACTTGTCGTAGCTCTTACCGAATCTGGTAACACTGCTCGTCTTATCTCTAAATACCGTCCAGATGCTGACATCTTGGCTATAACATTTGACGAAAAAACTCAAAAATCACTTATGATTAACTGGGGTGTTATTCCAGTTGTAACTGAACAACCTGCATCAACTGATGACATGTTTGAAGTTGCTGAAAAAACTGCCCTTGAATCAGGATTGGTTCAATCAGGTGATAACATCGTTATCGTCGCTGGTGTTCCAGTTGGTTCAGGTAATACAAACACAATGCGTATCCGCACTGTAAAATAG
- the spsB gene encoding Signal peptidase I, whose product MVKRDFIRNIIIALIAILAIFLLRIFVFSTFKVHEDAANSYLSNGDIVVVNRNRTPQYKDFIVYEVDGTFYISRVIATAGESATVMDDILYIDNEVQKEPYISQIKSEYLSTSDNQQAFTSDFSVNTITNDKYSDVPKGSYLVLNDDRQNTNDSRTFGLIKESQIRGVVTFKLLPLSKFGFITTE is encoded by the coding sequence ATGGTAAAGCGCGATTTTATTCGAAATATTATTATAGCTTTGATAGCTATTTTGGCGATATTCTTGTTGAGGATTTTTGTTTTTTCAACATTTAAAGTTCATGAAGATGCGGCTAATTCGTATTTGTCGAATGGGGATATTGTAGTTGTCAATCGTAATCGGACTCCTCAATATAAGGATTTTATTGTTTATGAAGTTGATGGTACTTTTTATATTAGTCGTGTTATTGCGACTGCTGGTGAAAGTGCGACAGTTATGGATGATATCCTATATATTGACAACGAAGTTCAAAAAGAACCATACATTAGCCAAATTAAGTCTGAATATCTATCGACATCGGATAATCAACAAGCCTTTACATCTGATTTTTCTGTTAATACTATCACGAATGATAAATATAGCGATGTGCCAAAGGGAAGTTATCTGGTATTAAACGATGACCGTCAGAATACAAATGATAGTCGTACATTTGGTCTGATTAAAGAAAGTCAGATACGTGGTGTCGTCACGTTTAAACTATTACCACTAAGTAAATTTGGCTTCATCACAACAGAGTAG
- the glmS gene encoding Glucosamine--fructose-6-phosphate aminotransferase [isomerizing] produces the protein MCGIVGVVGNKNATDILMQGLEKLEYRGYDSAGIYVTNGTDQGRLIKSVGRISDLRAKIGIDVAGYTGIGHTRWATHGQATEANAHPHTSETGRFVLVHNGVIENYLQIKETYLSEHHLKGETDTEIAVQLVGQFVSEGLSVLEAFKKALTIIEGSYSFALIDAEDADTIYVAKNKSPLLIGLGDGYNMVCSDAMAMIRETSEFMEIHDKELVILTKDSATVTDYEGNEIERESYTAELDLSDIGKGTYPYYMLKEIDEQPTVMRKLINTYSDSEGNMVVDPDIVKTVQEADRIYILAAGTSYNAGLASKAMLEKLTDTPVELGIASEWGYNMPLLSKKPMFILLSQSGETADSRQVLVKANQMGIPSLTVTNVPGSTLSREATYTMLLHAGPEIAVASTKAYTAQIATLAFLAKAVGEANGKKEALEFDLVHELSIVAQSIEATLSEKDVIAEKVESLLKTTRNAFYIGRGNDYYVAMEASLKLKEISYIQCEGFAAGELKHGTISLIEDGTPVLGLISSSEAIASHTRGNIQEVSARGANVLTVVEEELAKPGDDIVVNQVHPYLTSISMVIPTQLIAYFASLQRGLDVDRPRNLAKAVTVE, from the coding sequence ATGTGTGGTATTGTTGGTGTTGTAGGAAATAAAAATGCAACAGACATTTTGATGCAAGGTCTTGAAAAGCTCGAATATCGTGGTTATGATTCTGCTGGAATTTACGTGACTAATGGTACAGATCAAGGACGTTTGATTAAATCTGTTGGACGTATTTCAGATCTTCGTGCTAAAATCGGTATTGATGTGGCAGGATACACAGGAATTGGTCACACACGTTGGGCAACTCATGGTCAAGCAACAGAGGCAAATGCTCACCCACATACATCAGAAACAGGACGTTTTGTCTTGGTTCACAATGGTGTCATTGAAAACTATTTGCAAATTAAAGAAACATATCTTTCAGAACATCATTTGAAGGGTGAAACAGATACAGAAATTGCTGTTCAATTAGTTGGACAATTCGTTTCAGAAGGTTTATCAGTTCTTGAAGCTTTCAAGAAAGCTTTGACTATCATCGAAGGTTCATACTCTTTTGCCCTTATTGATGCAGAAGATGCAGATACGATTTATGTTGCTAAAAATAAATCACCACTTTTGATTGGTTTAGGTGATGGTTACAACATGGTATGTTCAGATGCGATGGCAATGATTCGTGAAACAAGTGAATTTATGGAAATTCATGATAAAGAATTGGTTATCTTGACTAAAGATTCTGCGACAGTTACTGATTACGAAGGCAATGAAATTGAACGCGAATCATACACAGCTGAGCTTGATTTGTCAGATATTGGTAAAGGAACTTACCCTTACTATATGTTGAAAGAAATCGACGAACAACCAACTGTTATGCGTAAATTGATTAATACATACTCAGACAGCGAAGGAAATATGGTTGTTGATCCTGATATTGTTAAAACAGTACAAGAGGCTGACCGCATTTATATCTTGGCAGCAGGGACTTCTTATAATGCAGGTCTTGCATCAAAAGCAATGCTTGAAAAATTGACAGACACGCCAGTTGAGCTTGGAATTGCTTCAGAATGGGGCTACAATATGCCACTTTTGAGCAAGAAACCAATGTTTATCTTGCTTAGCCAATCAGGTGAAACGGCTGACAGTCGTCAAGTTTTGGTAAAAGCCAATCAAATGGGGATTCCAAGTTTGACAGTTACTAATGTTCCTGGCTCAACGTTATCACGTGAAGCAACTTATACAATGCTTTTACACGCTGGGCCTGAAATTGCCGTTGCATCAACTAAAGCTTACACAGCACAAATTGCTACTTTAGCCTTTTTGGCTAAGGCTGTCGGTGAAGCAAACGGCAAAAAAGAAGCGCTTGAGTTTGACTTGGTACATGAACTATCTATCGTTGCACAATCTATCGAAGCAACGTTGTCAGAAAAAGATGTGATTGCTGAAAAAGTGGAATCATTGCTTAAAACAACTCGCAATGCTTTCTATATTGGTCGTGGCAATGATTACTATGTTGCGATGGAAGCAAGTTTGAAATTAAAAGAAATTTCTTACATTCAATGTGAAGGATTTGCTGCAGGAGAATTGAAACACGGTACAATTTCATTGATTGAAGATGGTACACCAGTTCTTGGTTTGATTTCATCAAGCGAAGCAATTGCTAGTCACACACGTGGTAATATTCAAGAGGTTTCTGCGCGTGGTGCAAATGTGTTGACAGTCGTTGAAGAAGAATTAGCTAAACCAGGAGATGATATTGTTGTTAACCAAGTTCATCCATATTTAACAAGCATTTCAATGGTAATTCCAACACAACTCATTGCTTACTTTGCTTCTCTACAACGTGGTCTTGACGTTGATAGACCACGTAATTTGGCAAAAGCGGTTACTGTTGAATAA
- a CDS encoding Transposase, IS204/IS1001/IS1096/IS1165 has protein sequence MQHLSRAMNRVRIQIMNQFDRKSQEYRALKRYWKLIQQDSRKLSDKRFYRPMFRLHLTNKEILEKLLSFSEELRQHYELYQLLLFHFQEKNSDHFFDLIEQEIATVNPIFQTVFKTFLKDKDKVLNAMELPYSNAKLEATNNLIKVIKRNAFGFRNFENFKKRILIALSIKKERAKFVLSRC, from the coding sequence GTGCAACACCTTAGTCGTGCTATGAACCGTGTCCGTATTCAAATTATGAATCAATTCGACAGAAAATCGCAGGAATACCGAGCCTTGAAACGTTACTGGAAATTGATACAACAAGATAGCCGTAAACTCAGCGATAAACGATTTTATCGTCCTATGTTTCGATTGCATTTGACTAACAAGGAAATCCTAGAAAAACTCCTGTCTTTCTCCGAGGAACTACGACAACACTATGAACTCTATCAGCTTCTCTTATTTCATTTCCAAGAGAAAAACTCAGATCATTTCTTTGACCTCATCGAACAGGAAATAGCCACTGTTAATCCTATTTTCCAGACGGTATTTAAGACATTTTTAAAGGATAAGGACAAGGTTTTAAACGCCATGGAATTGCCTTATTCCAACGCCAAACTGGAAGCTACCAATAATCTCATCAAAGTCATTAAGAGAAATGCCTTTGGTTTCAGGAACTTTGAAAACTTTAAAAAACGGATTTTGATTGCTTTGAGCATAAAGAAAGAGAGAGCGAAGTTCGTCCTCTCTAGGTGTTAG
- a CDS encoding Transposase, IS204/IS1001/IS1096/IS1165, which produces MEQLNLITNFLRIKDPNITILDYVDAGTHEEVFAKLDYPAPKCHSCHGQMAKYYLQKESKIPYLECAGYKTLIRLRKRRFRCQNCRKIAVTETSLVKKNHQISVAVNQKIAQLLIENQAMKHIAHRLSISTSSVMRKLNEFKFETDWNILPEVMSWDEYAFKKGKMSFIAQDFDSLNVIAILDGRTQATIRNHFLRYPRKVRNRVKVITMDMFSPYYKLASPFALLFLSSG; this is translated from the coding sequence ATGGAACAACTAAATCTTATCACAAATTTTCTCAGAATTAAAGACCCTAATATCACTATCTTGGATTATGTAGACGCTGGAACACATGAAGAAGTCTTCGCTAAACTGGATTATCCAGCTCCTAAATGCCACAGCTGTCATGGTCAGATGGCTAAATATTACCTCCAGAAAGAATCTAAAATCCCTTATCTAGAATGTGCTGGATATAAGACATTGATTCGGTTAAGGAAACGTCGTTTCCGCTGTCAGAATTGCAGGAAAATAGCTGTCACAGAAACTTCCCTAGTCAAGAAGAATCATCAAATCTCTGTCGCTGTTAACCAGAAAATCGCCCAATTACTCATTGAGAATCAAGCAATGAAACATATTGCACACAGGCTATCAATTTCAACATCGTCAGTTATGAGAAAGCTCAATGAGTTCAAGTTTGAAACGGATTGGAATATCCTACCTGAGGTGATGAGCTGGGACGAGTATGCCTTCAAGAAGGGGAAAATGAGCTTCATCGCTCAAGATTTCGACTCCCTAAATGTCATCGCCATTCTCGACGGAAGAACCCAAGCAACCATCCGAAACCACTTTCTACGCTATCCTAGAAAGGTTAGAAATCGGGTCAAAGTGATTACCATGGATATGTTTAGTCCATACTACAAATTGGCTAGCCCCTTCGCTCTTCTATTTCTGAGCTCAGGCTGA